In Maridesulfovibrio sp., a single genomic region encodes these proteins:
- a CDS encoding ribbon-helix-helix protein, CopG family, with translation MPSIVSTRFDTATLERLDEVVHALGQTRSGLIKDAVNHYLEYLTWYSAEVQKGLDDVEAGRVFSHEEVADRLKGLGVELD, from the coding sequence ATGCCTTCAATAGTAAGCACACGATTTGACACCGCCACTCTTGAGCGGTTGGACGAGGTTGTCCATGCGTTAGGACAAACCAGATCCGGCTTGATTAAAGATGCTGTGAATCATTATCTGGAATATCTGACTTGGTATTCAGCCGAGGTTCAGAAGGGACTTGATGATGTTGAAGCAGGCAGAGTCTTTTCGCATGAGGAAGTTGCCGACAGGCTGAAAGGACTAGGCGTTGAACTCGATTAA
- a CDS encoding type II toxin-antitoxin system RelE/ParE family toxin translates to MNSINWTETAYADLTELLDYFQKQNEPDIGKILVAKIYKATGILRTFPHSGRVGLLKETRELIIPHIPYFLVYQVRQDVVDLLRVMHTSKLWTGKSDNE, encoded by the coding sequence TTGAACTCGATTAACTGGACCGAAACAGCATACGCCGATCTAACTGAATTGCTGGACTACTTTCAAAAACAAAATGAGCCGGATATCGGCAAGATTCTGGTTGCAAAGATTTACAAGGCAACAGGAATACTCCGCACTTTTCCTCACTCCGGTAGGGTTGGACTGCTGAAAGAGACGAGGGAGCTGATTATCCCTCATATCCCATATTTTCTAGTGTATCAGGTGCGGCAGGATGTCGTTGACCTGTTGCGAGTTATGCACACATCAAAGCTATGGACCGGAAAAAGCGATAACGAATGA
- a CDS encoding type II toxin-antitoxin system RelE/ParE family toxin: MFQLTNKAYDDLKSIARYTQKTWGIEQRKEYMSRLDQSFHLIAENIGIGRNCDHIREGYFSHLVGRHLIFYRVEDKTVMIVRILHQNMDVERGEF; this comes from the coding sequence TTGTTTCAGCTTACAAACAAGGCATATGACGACCTTAAGAGTATTGCCCGGTACACCCAAAAGACCTGGGGTATCGAGCAACGCAAGGAGTATATGTCACGGCTGGATCAGTCATTCCATCTGATTGCTGAGAATATCGGCATTGGGAGAAATTGCGATCACATAAGAGAAGGGTATTTCAGCCATCTGGTCGGCAGGCATCTCATCTTCTATCGCGTTGAGGACAAGACCGTTATGATCGTTAGAATTCTGCATCAGAACATGGATGTAGAGCGGGGAGAGTTCTGA
- a CDS encoding type II toxin-antitoxin system ParD family antitoxin: MQKNTSVTLGHHFDDFIANQVKEGRFNSASEAIRAGLRLLEEREAKVKALQLALIEGEKSGVADYSIENLSAELDG; the protein is encoded by the coding sequence ATGCAAAAGAACACCAGCGTTACGCTCGGCCATCATTTCGATGATTTCATTGCCAATCAAGTCAAAGAAGGGCGTTTCAACTCCGCCAGCGAAGCGATTCGTGCGGGATTGCGGCTTCTTGAGGAGCGCGAAGCCAAAGTCAAAGCGCTTCAACTTGCTCTCATTGAAGGCGAGAAGAGCGGTGTTGCGGACTATTCCATAGAAAATCTGTCTGCCGAGTTGGACGGGTAG
- a CDS encoding ISL3 family transposase, producing the protein MDRILIGLPDFAIKNVVSYFPIILEVEWTGKPICPRCRSSSFRIKDTFRRFIKSIPHNGRASILRVKCHKYHCKDCGRYFNTRMDGIKKWSRSTEILKREVFRQYNNGSCNKTIASENGIGVSSVERFYHQVINLKVRQRSNWKCPRYLGIDEHRFTRKVGFATTFCDLANNKIFDIAMGRSAAELLPFLRTLKGRSKVKVVCIDMNSAYRHMVKTWFPNARIVSDRFHVIRLVNQHFSKTCKLIDEENISYGRGGILRAMLCRQDRLSDKRKELLSKYFEAQPAIESLYHFCHELNDLLRVRAQNGRSCKKYIFELLDKIKQLQQSPFAPLRTLGRTLNSWKEEVARMFRYGKSNGTTEGFHRKMKLIQRRAYGFRNFENYRLRVRVLCG; encoded by the coding sequence ATGGATCGAATCTTAATCGGCCTGCCCGATTTTGCAATCAAAAATGTGGTGTCGTATTTTCCGATAATTCTTGAGGTAGAGTGGACAGGCAAGCCAATTTGTCCTCGGTGCCGAAGTTCTTCATTTCGGATCAAGGATACGTTCAGGCGATTTATCAAGAGCATTCCGCATAACGGGCGCGCATCGATTTTGCGGGTAAAGTGCCACAAGTATCACTGCAAGGATTGTGGTCGATATTTCAACACCCGTATGGACGGGATTAAGAAGTGGAGCCGCTCTACCGAAATTTTAAAGCGCGAAGTTTTTCGGCAGTACAACAACGGATCATGTAACAAGACCATTGCCAGTGAAAACGGAATCGGAGTTTCCAGCGTGGAGCGATTTTATCATCAGGTCATCAATCTAAAAGTCCGACAGCGCAGCAACTGGAAGTGTCCTCGGTATCTCGGAATTGATGAGCATCGTTTCACACGCAAAGTGGGGTTTGCAACCACGTTTTGCGACCTTGCAAACAATAAAATTTTTGACATAGCCATGGGCCGCAGTGCCGCTGAATTACTTCCCTTTCTCAGGACTCTTAAAGGGCGGAGTAAGGTAAAAGTAGTTTGTATAGATATGAATTCTGCTTATAGGCATATGGTCAAAACCTGGTTTCCGAACGCCCGGATTGTTTCGGATCGCTTTCACGTAATTCGGCTGGTGAACCAGCATTTCAGCAAGACCTGCAAGCTGATCGATGAAGAAAATATTTCGTATGGTCGGGGTGGAATTTTGCGGGCCATGCTGTGTCGGCAGGACCGTTTGTCAGACAAAAGGAAAGAGCTTTTATCTAAATATTTTGAGGCGCAACCGGCAATCGAAAGTCTTTACCACTTCTGCCATGAACTGAACGATCTGCTCAGAGTTAGGGCACAAAATGGCCGTAGCTGCAAAAAATACATTTTCGAACTGCTTGATAAAATCAAGCAACTTCAGCAGAGTCCTTTTGCTCCGCTTCGAACGCTGGGCAGAACTCTGAATAGCTGGAAAGAGGAAGTGGCCCGGATGTTTCGTTACGGTAAAAGCAACGGAACAACCGAAGGATTTCATCGGAAGATGAAACTTATCCAGAGGCGGGCATACGGATTTAGAAATTTCGAAAACTATCGGCTGCGTGTACGGGTTTTGTGCGGGTAG
- a CDS encoding S8 family serine peptidase — MRTVSTLQLILALSIVLMLSGVISAGAAAESNAADAPVLHFQNRVVDPLKDSLEDGLLPSEADSAKAESSSQTSGLLQSLRLFSLSVSSLVEDDAGYYVVQFSGPVQSGWKESISELGAAFYDYIPQYAFIVKISASRIDELRGLSFVRWVGEYVADLKLSSKVYDLTPEQLQEHGGVLQVRVVAFPGENLDALSREISAAGGSVLSSSSSKWNILINVEIPVADVIKLKDISGVKWVEKAPEHRSDNNIAAGIMEVRSVQSKDLPSSGLRLFGKGQIVGICDSGLDSGDPGSMHDDFSDGSGGTRIISCTAFEGAETKDYTGHGTHVAGAVAGNGLMSGSTPSTGSFPDTCYAGIAPQAKLFIQSAGYEGGNGRLVGIPSDLNDLFQPAYDAGARIHTDSWGTTGPGDYSSESLNTDQFMWAKKDFLVLFAAGNGGYDKDMDGVTDPYCIDSPATAKNCLSVGASESYRVGGNEGFASSYWGQFRTYAEPIKSDLTSDKPYGLASFSARGPTIDGRHKPEVVAPGTNILSTRSAFQTGDGWGAFNDYYYWSGGTSMATPLVAGTAALLREYLISEEGISNPSAALIKTALIHGAVSLVPGQFGTGDTQEVHSAPDYAQGWGRIDLESSINSDSSYKMEYHDVTDSAPEDTDYSRTFSFDVGDDAKPFKATLGWTDYPGSVAAGGGLVNDLDLRVQRPDGTWVYPDNAVDLSSLTEIKYVTSVDSKFLDGALGLVVTPPSYPATLESVVLAFSNTNSEARTVSVAVYRFDGEVGDEIFRDDYAYIPSGEFGIPVGVMVSSGSVLVSVEKHGGTCGLWYENGNTSGRGMVLDSGVWKVAEFTPAMIVNFRSSGDSSEFDRINNTVSVSIKNPESGTYTAEVTAHNVPMGPQPYALVLSGMTGAAPTDGDIELNEDQPDAPEATILSKSNTSQTAEGLNTSYGAKLDSVYGDVASFSIQTTNSSLVSVKYAVSGLPAVEARSLNLVKLFSNGTSRDFSYAELEQYNDGNWWLTDVGGVFVSPVQVLNATTPYYIVSVVQDNGSFDDNRDEGIIDDPQILGARSSESSATGCTIGVNDDYGPVLLLLIAVLSLLLRRIGSALPSNVRRTTKP, encoded by the coding sequence ATGCGTACAGTTTCTACCCTGCAGTTAATTCTTGCCCTATCGATAGTCCTCATGTTGTCCGGTGTTATTTCAGCTGGCGCGGCGGCAGAAAGCAATGCAGCAGATGCACCGGTTCTCCATTTTCAGAATCGTGTTGTCGACCCTTTGAAGGACAGTCTTGAAGATGGGCTGCTTCCGTCCGAAGCTGACTCTGCAAAAGCGGAATCCTCTTCCCAGACCAGCGGTCTTTTGCAGTCTCTACGCCTTTTTTCTCTCTCCGTTTCATCTCTTGTTGAGGATGACGCCGGTTATTATGTTGTTCAGTTCAGCGGACCGGTCCAGTCCGGTTGGAAGGAGAGCATTTCGGAACTGGGGGCCGCTTTTTATGATTATATCCCGCAGTATGCCTTTATCGTAAAAATTTCAGCTTCACGAATTGATGAACTCCGGGGACTCAGCTTTGTCCGCTGGGTCGGCGAGTATGTTGCGGACCTGAAATTATCCAGCAAGGTTTATGACCTTACGCCGGAGCAGCTGCAGGAGCATGGCGGGGTATTGCAGGTGCGCGTAGTGGCTTTCCCCGGCGAGAATCTCGATGCCCTGAGCCGTGAAATATCCGCTGCCGGCGGAAGTGTGCTTTCCTCATCATCTTCCAAGTGGAATATCCTGATCAATGTTGAAATACCGGTAGCTGACGTAATTAAATTAAAAGATATCTCAGGGGTAAAATGGGTGGAGAAAGCCCCTGAACACCGGTCCGACAACAATATTGCCGCCGGGATTATGGAAGTCCGTTCCGTGCAGTCCAAGGACTTGCCTTCATCCGGGTTACGACTGTTCGGAAAGGGGCAGATAGTGGGTATCTGCGATTCCGGACTTGATTCCGGAGACCCCGGCAGCATGCATGACGATTTCAGCGATGGATCAGGCGGAACCCGCATAATCAGCTGCACGGCCTTTGAAGGGGCGGAAACCAAGGATTATACCGGACACGGTACCCATGTGGCGGGAGCAGTTGCCGGAAACGGACTTATGTCCGGATCGACTCCGTCAACCGGATCTTTCCCCGATACCTGCTATGCCGGGATTGCTCCTCAAGCGAAACTGTTCATTCAGTCTGCCGGTTATGAAGGCGGCAACGGAAGACTCGTGGGCATCCCGTCCGATCTGAATGATCTTTTCCAGCCAGCCTATGATGCCGGAGCCAGAATTCATACGGACAGTTGGGGAACGACCGGACCCGGAGATTACAGCAGTGAGAGTCTGAACACCGACCAGTTCATGTGGGCAAAAAAGGATTTCCTTGTCCTTTTTGCCGCAGGCAACGGAGGGTATGACAAGGATATGGACGGAGTGACCGATCCATACTGTATCGATTCTCCGGCTACGGCCAAGAACTGTCTTTCCGTCGGGGCAAGCGAATCTTACCGAGTTGGTGGCAATGAGGGATTTGCTTCTTCCTATTGGGGACAGTTTAGAACATATGCGGAACCTATCAAGTCCGATCTTACTTCGGACAAACCATACGGCCTTGCATCTTTTTCCGCCCGAGGACCGACTATTGACGGCCGCCATAAGCCGGAAGTTGTTGCTCCGGGCACTAATATTCTTTCCACAAGATCAGCATTCCAGACCGGTGACGGCTGGGGCGCGTTCAACGACTATTATTACTGGTCCGGCGGAACGAGCATGGCAACGCCCCTTGTAGCCGGGACCGCAGCACTCCTTAGGGAGTACCTCATAAGTGAGGAAGGAATAAGCAATCCCAGTGCGGCACTGATCAAAACTGCTCTTATTCACGGTGCGGTTTCTCTGGTTCCGGGACAATTCGGAACCGGGGATACTCAGGAAGTTCATTCTGCTCCTGACTACGCTCAGGGATGGGGCCGTATAGACCTTGAATCCTCAATTAATTCCGACAGCAGCTATAAGATGGAATACCATGACGTAACAGACTCGGCCCCTGAGGATACCGACTATTCACGCACATTTTCTTTTGATGTGGGTGATGATGCAAAGCCCTTTAAAGCGACTCTGGGATGGACTGACTATCCCGGCTCTGTGGCTGCCGGCGGAGGGCTTGTAAATGATCTGGACCTGAGGGTGCAGCGTCCGGACGGGACATGGGTCTATCCGGATAATGCCGTTGATCTTAGTTCGTTGACCGAGATAAAGTATGTAACCTCAGTAGACAGTAAATTCCTTGATGGCGCTCTGGGGTTGGTGGTTACTCCTCCTTCTTATCCGGCAACACTGGAATCGGTAGTGCTGGCTTTTTCCAATACCAACAGTGAAGCAAGAACGGTTTCTGTTGCCGTTTACAGGTTTGACGGTGAAGTGGGGGATGAAATTTTCCGTGATGATTATGCCTACATTCCATCCGGAGAGTTCGGGATACCGGTCGGGGTTATGGTCTCTTCCGGCAGTGTGCTGGTTTCAGTTGAAAAGCACGGCGGCACCTGCGGACTCTGGTATGAAAACGGAAATACTTCCGGGCGCGGAATGGTCTTGGATTCCGGAGTCTGGAAGGTCGCTGAATTCACTCCGGCCATGATTGTTAATTTCAGAAGCAGTGGTGATTCGTCAGAATTTGACCGCATCAACAACACTGTTTCAGTCTCCATCAAGAACCCGGAGTCCGGTACGTATACTGCCGAGGTCACAGCACATAACGTCCCCATGGGGCCGCAACCGTACGCTCTGGTTCTCAGCGGCATGACCGGGGCTGCTCCTACTGACGGCGACATTGAACTGAACGAAGATCAGCCTGATGCTCCGGAAGCGACAATCCTCAGTAAAAGCAATACCTCGCAGACTGCGGAAGGATTAAACACTTCATACGGCGCAAAACTTGATTCCGTGTACGGCGACGTGGCTTCTTTCAGCATTCAGACTACAAATTCCAGCCTCGTAAGCGTTAAATACGCTGTGAGCGGGCTTCCGGCTGTTGAGGCTCGGAGTCTGAATCTGGTCAAGCTGTTCAGCAACGGAACCAGCAGGGATTTTTCATATGCTGAGCTGGAGCAGTACAATGACGGCAACTGGTGGCTGACTGATGTGGGGGGAGTCTTTGTGTCCCCCGTGCAGGTTTTGAATGCCACAACCCCGTACTATATAGTCTCGGTGGTGCAGGATAACGGTTCTTTCGATGACAACAGGGATGAAGGTATCATAGACGACCCTCAGATACTCGGTGCCAGAAGTTCAGAAAGCAGTGCGACCGGCTGCACAATCGGGGTGAACGATGATTACGGTCCGGTTCTGTTGCTGCTGATAGCAGTGCTTTCGTTGCTCTTGCGCCGCATCGGCTCCGCTTTGCCGAGTAATGTCAGGCGGACTACGAAACCATAA